From Streptomyces durmitorensis, a single genomic window includes:
- a CDS encoding PLP-dependent cysteine synthase family protein, whose product MTTLDVDRSDAEYRAWLKEAVRKVQADANRSADTHLLRFPLPEKWGIDLYLKDESTHPTGSLKHRLARSLFLYGLCNGWIRPGRPVIEASSGSTAVSEAYFAKLIGVPFIAVMPRTTSAEKCRLIEFHGGQCHFVDDSRTMYAESAALAVETGGHYMDQFTYAERATDWRGNNNIAESIYQQMKLERYPEPAWIVATAGTGGTSATIARYVHYMQHDTKLCVADPENSCFFDGWTNHDPDATSDCGSRIEGIGRPRMEPSFVPGAIDRMMKVPDAASVAAVRALEQAIGRKAGGSTGTGLWSSLKIVAEMVAAGRTGSVVTLICDPGDRYLDKYYSDAWLAEQGMDITPYAAAIKSLLATGSWTD is encoded by the coding sequence ATGACCACGCTCGACGTGGACCGCAGCGACGCGGAGTACCGCGCCTGGCTCAAAGAAGCCGTACGCAAGGTCCAGGCCGACGCCAACCGCTCGGCCGACACGCACCTCCTGCGCTTCCCGCTGCCGGAGAAATGGGGCATCGACCTCTATCTCAAGGACGAGTCGACCCACCCGACCGGCAGCCTCAAGCACCGTCTGGCCCGCTCGCTCTTCCTCTACGGCCTCTGCAACGGCTGGATCCGGCCGGGGCGGCCGGTCATCGAGGCCTCCAGCGGCTCGACAGCCGTCTCCGAGGCGTACTTCGCGAAACTGATCGGGGTGCCCTTCATCGCGGTGATGCCCCGCACGACCAGCGCCGAGAAGTGCCGACTGATCGAATTCCACGGCGGCCAGTGTCACTTCGTGGACGACTCGCGCACGATGTATGCCGAGTCGGCCGCTCTCGCCGTCGAGACCGGCGGCCACTACATGGACCAGTTCACCTACGCGGAACGGGCCACGGACTGGCGGGGCAACAACAACATCGCCGAATCGATCTACCAGCAGATGAAGTTGGAGCGCTATCCGGAGCCCGCGTGGATCGTCGCCACGGCGGGCACGGGCGGCACGTCGGCGACCATCGCCCGTTACGTCCACTACATGCAGCACGACACCAAGCTCTGCGTCGCCGACCCCGAGAACTCCTGCTTCTTCGACGGCTGGACCAACCACGACCCGGACGCCACCAGCGACTGCGGCTCCCGCATCGAAGGCATCGGCAGGCCCCGGATGGAGCCGAGCTTCGTGCCCGGCGCGATCGACCGCATGATGAAGGTGCCGGACGCGGCGAGCGTCGCCGCCGTGCGGGCCCTGGAGCAGGCGATCGGCCGCAAGGCGGGCGGCTCGACGGGAACCGGCCTCTGGAGCTCCTTGAAGATCGTCGCCGAGATGGTGGCCGCGGGCCGCACGGGCAGCGTCGTCACGCTCATCTGCGACCCGGGCGACCGCTATCTGGACAAGTACTACTCGGACGCGTGGCTGGCCGAGCAGGGCATGGACATCACGCCGTACGCGGCCGCCATCAAGTCGCTCCTGGCCACCGGATCCTGGACCGACTGA
- a CDS encoding ATP-binding protein, producing the protein MISQPSRYCTVELQAQPSRIGQVRRIVSAQLRYWHLDPLIDQAALGVTELLTNVHRHAQPDKVCTVEIELLLDRLTVSVHDHDPRLPQVRDAEQFATCGRGLAMVAAVSESWGVRPHGDTGKVVWFTLPAPTSDAALPSRYPAYGAATAGPFADLGAGPQSLADGHAPGHAPARSAVVG; encoded by the coding sequence GTGATCAGCCAGCCAAGCAGGTATTGCACGGTGGAGCTTCAGGCTCAGCCGTCGCGGATCGGCCAGGTCCGCAGAATCGTATCGGCGCAGTTGCGCTACTGGCACCTCGATCCGTTGATAGACCAGGCCGCGCTCGGTGTGACCGAGCTCCTGACCAACGTGCACCGGCACGCACAGCCGGACAAGGTGTGCACCGTGGAGATCGAGCTGCTGCTCGACCGCCTCACCGTCTCCGTGCACGACCACGACCCCCGCCTCCCCCAGGTGCGCGACGCCGAGCAGTTCGCGACCTGTGGCCGCGGGCTCGCCATGGTCGCCGCCGTCAGTGAGAGCTGGGGGGTGCGCCCCCACGGTGACACGGGCAAAGTCGTCTGGTTCACCCTCCCGGCCCCTACGTCCGACGCGGCACTGCCGTCCAGGTACCCGGCGTACGGCGCGGCCACGGCCGGTCCCTTCGCGGACCTGGGCGCCGGGCCGCAGTCACTCGCCGACGGGCACGCGCCCGGACATGCTCCCGCCCGGTCGGCCGTTGTCGGCTGA
- a CDS encoding SRPBCC family protein, whose translation MARRLRPVGLEFVESAPLRLVFAREVSAPPETVYRALADDMTGWPEWFTAVTLCRPVDGADGGKGREVRLKGGTRFRETIVATDVAERYAYRADESNAPGLRALVEEWRLTPAGTGTLVQWTFAADGAAPFRFAMKLGRAGMGRAFRDAVTALDRRLAAANA comes from the coding sequence ATGGCACGCCGACTGAGGCCCGTGGGGCTCGAGTTCGTCGAGTCCGCTCCGTTGCGTCTGGTCTTCGCCCGTGAGGTGAGCGCGCCCCCGGAGACGGTGTACCGCGCCCTCGCCGACGACATGACCGGCTGGCCCGAGTGGTTCACCGCGGTCACGCTGTGCCGCCCCGTCGACGGCGCGGACGGCGGCAAGGGCCGCGAGGTCCGGCTCAAGGGCGGCACGCGCTTTCGGGAGACGATCGTCGCGACCGACGTGGCGGAGCGGTACGCCTACCGCGCCGACGAGTCGAACGCCCCTGGCCTGCGCGCCCTCGTCGAGGAGTGGCGGCTGACCCCGGCGGGGACCGGCACCCTCGTGCAGTGGACGTTCGCCGCGGACGGCGCCGCACCCTTCCGCTTCGCCATGAAGCTCGGCAGGGCGGGCATGGGCCGCGCCTTCCGGGACGCCGTCACGGCCCTGGACCGACGTCTCGCGGCGGCCAACGCCTGA